The genomic region AATTCCAATGCCAGTGTCAATAACGGAAAATATAAACTCCATTTCATTATCAGTATCTGGTACAGGATTTGTTTCAACTCTAAGTTCAATTTCACCTTCTTCTGTAAATTTGATGGCATTACTAAGGAGGTTAACAAGTACCTGACGCAGCCTCAGATGATCAACAGTAACATGGAATGGGAGTTCATCCGGTATAGTAAGTTTGAGATCAAGTCCTTTTTCCTGTGCACGATATTGTACAATATCCGTTATAGTATCAAGCAATTCTGCAATTTCAGTCCTTTCAGGATCAAGTTCAAGCTTACCGGCTTCAATTTTTGAAAAGTCAAGTACATCATTGATAATATCAAGCAATGAATTTGCAGATGTATAAACAGTCTGCATATAACGTTCTTGTTTATTACTGAGTTCAGTCTGCATAAGAATATCTGAAAAACCTATTATACCATTAAGGGGAGTTCTGATTTCATGGCTCATATTGGCAAGGAACTCGCTTTTTGCACGGTTTGCCATTTCTGCCTGTGCAGTCATAAATTGTGCTCTTGCGGTTGCTTCTTCAAGTTCATGATTTGTCTGAAGCAAAATTTCCTCTGCATTTTTGCTTTCTGTGATGTCCCTTAATATTATCATTTGGCCCACAATATAATTATCATCACTGTACATAGGCAGGAAATCTATTTTTAGCCAGATAGTATTTCCATTATTTTCTTTCATTGGGACTTCAATACTATTTTTTTCAGCAGAGTTATGCTTGGCAATGTCAAGTTCTGGCCAGCATTCCATAAGAACAGTAATATTCTTCCCAATATCTTCAGATGATATTCCCAGAAACTGTTTAGCAGATCCATTGCAATCTACAATCCTCTGCATCTGGTCAAGAACGATTACACCATCAGGTATTTTTTCAAAAAGTGCACTGCGGGCCATTGGTGCGATATCCAGTAGCTTATACCGGGTTAGTCCCATGTATATTACCAGTCCGCAAAACGCAAGAGAATAAGGAATTGCATCAAGACCTTCAGGAAACATTCCAGCTACATAAAGAAGAAGCACCATAAACGGTATTAAGATACCAGCCATAACAATGGATATTTGTTTTCTTAGGGCAGGGATTACCTCAAGCCACATTTTCAGCATGAGTAATATGCTAAACATTATACATAGTACATTGTAGAATTCCTGTACTGCATACCATATGCCTGGCTCAAAGCTAAGTGCCGGGAAAAGAGTATTAGTACTCATCATCAGGTTCTGGTTGTAAAGTGAATGTCTCTCTGTGGTGAATACCAGTATCATTGTTATCAACGGCACCGTAAAAATGGATACAATAATGGGTGCTGTTAACCATTGTTTCTTTCCTGTGTATTTTATTGAAAA from Methanolobus tindarius DSM 2278 harbors:
- a CDS encoding histidine kinase N-terminal 7TM domain-containing protein, yielding MYLNYFALPLIVLITILSALLFHARKHKEANGTTCFSLMLIATIIYSLFYSLEISSTNFDTALIFYKLEYIGIPFIPAFLLTFSIKYTGKKQWLTAPIIVSIFTVPLITMILVFTTERHSLYNQNLMMSTNTLFPALSFEPGIWYAVQEFYNVLCIMFSILLMLKMWLEVIPALRKQISIVMAGILIPFMVLLLYVAGMFPEGLDAIPYSLAFCGLVIYMGLTRYKLLDIAPMARSALFEKIPDGVIVLDQMQRIVDCNGSAKQFLGISSEDIGKNITVLMECWPELDIAKHNSAEKNSIEVPMKENNGNTIWLKIDFLPMYSDDNYIVGQMIILRDITESKNAEEILLQTNHELEEATARAQFMTAQAEMANRAKSEFLANMSHEIRTPLNGIIGFSDILMQTELSNKQERYMQTVYTSANSLLDIINDVLDFSKIEAGKLELDPERTEIAELLDTITDIVQYRAQEKGLDLKLTIPDELPFHVTVDHLRLRQVLVNLLSNAIKFTEEGEIELRVETNPVPDTDNEMEFIFSVIDTGIGIENDKKKLIFESFSQADGSITRKYGGTGLGLTISNSLLQMMDSKLELESNFGKGSTFSFRVTLPVEKSIKESENKSPCHNIARKCNEIRKCSILVAEDNETNMELACIIISDFLPEAEILKAENGIEAVKIFLNGKKKGQKEVDMIFMDVQMPEMNGHDASMKIREVENEIGGHVPIVALTASAFKGEKEMCIHSGMDDYITKPVVSDVIYDILNRWLYNEKSDDAEDVKNAEFTESENRNEPVHFDKARLMNTIAGDDETYKRLSTMALRSVSSNFEEINDKYTEQDFCGVKETAHRMKGVSLNIGFNILANMAKELEDSVENGVESIPEMLEIIENEIEVIRSEIKKHINVPECDTMI